The Gigantopelta aegis isolate Gae_Host chromosome 3, Gae_host_genome, whole genome shotgun sequence genome segment ACAAACTGCACATAAAGTGATGACATATAAATGCACACAAAGTGATGACGTCACCAACTTCCATTTAATGTCTTGTACTCCATGAGCATGATGATTCGACCAGAGATCACAGCTTTCAGATCACGTGATCTGAGAAAAAACACGTAATACTGATTTCATTGTCAAACCTAGATAATCTCAGACAGGATTGGTCTGTTCCCGAAGTTGCTTTCTTTGGACCTGTCTCCGACCATAGAATACTGTTATTAAAACTACTGCTGCTACAATGGGCAGACACACCACCATTGCACCACCGGCAACGCAGCCGATACCGCACGATTTCCCGCCATGGATAATGAGGAAAATACctaaaagaaaagaacaacattagtctgataacacatactatatataaattactaCGAATACGAATACGTTTACAACTATGATTACGGATACTActgtcaccaccaccactactgatGCCGCTGCTTATGCTGCTAGTACTAGCATTACTActattatcaccaccaccatcactgctactgtcgttaaagggacattcctaagtttgctgcattgtaagatgtttccgacaaataaaatatttctacgattaaacttacatattaaaatatattttcttgtttagaatatcagtgtctgtatttttaatgtgtttctggtggtcttaatatttgtaagaagccgaaactggattttgtcttcaaataatttcgtacgtacgaaaaaaaacaaaaacatttttagaaaataaaatgaaatttaacctagtaaaaatattagaacgaccagaaacacgtttaacatacagccactgatattttatgaagaaaaatataaaaagtctctgttagtcaataaaatcttaaaaactgcagcaaactcaggaatgtccctttaattctacTAAGTTCTATTCCTGTCAAACATATAACTCCCTTCACATTAAGTAGTGGAGTTCAGTGAAAGAAGCTtcaccatttttaattttaccgAAAACGGTTAAAATAGTTCACGAAGGTCCAAACTTATTTGACAGCAGCCCCTACCCCAATCACCATCACATGCTAGCTCCGACAGAAGTatggtttatttttcaagttttaatacgtatattaataatacacagtTTAAAATGCATACCGACTAACCAATGTCTAAAATGATGGGTCGAGTTAGAGAAAACGATAGCTCAGGTTAGAGAAAGCAATAGATCGAGTTATAGAAATAGAGAATACCATGTaacttacaacgagttgttttaaaagtatttaacgagcgaaagcgagttggatacttTTTTCAAACAACAAGTTGTAAGGTAAATGGATATTTAACGGACACTAACGTAGTATTATACGTTACACATATCctaaccccccctcccccaaaccccccaacacccccccctaaaaaaaaccaccacacaaaacaacaa includes the following:
- the LOC121368421 gene encoding uncharacterized protein LOC121368421 isoform X2, which translates into the protein MMMERTESTVNLQSGARAQKKCLGRKCCVVTVIVLFLFLTFIALPAGIFLIIHGGKSCGIGCVAGGAMVVCLPIVAAVVLITVFYGRRQVQRKQLREQTNPV
- the LOC121368421 gene encoding uncharacterized protein LOC121368421 isoform X1, with protein sequence MADTSRLSETEPMTGQTSQRLRRSTSARAQKKCLGRKCCVVTVIVLFLFLTFIALPAGIFLIIHGGKSCGIGCVAGGAMVVCLPIVAAVVLITVFYGRRQVQRKQLREQTNPV